The following proteins are co-located in the Rhodococcus opacus B4 genome:
- a CDS encoding heme-dependent oxidative N-demethylase family protein, translating to MTSTDFRAEHIARFPFPFPRDQYRYSTNVEPAGNPTDTVAGSWGGTRIAIDDHYHRELAERERILTADPSRHQCLPHMVPAAWDAMLTLMRTLAAEYPDSMALERRGATWFWRNDLLGIEHSFTFGDFATLPAPPLVYICGQIQEDVVLLDQREGQLWGDAGLVTFAADWSFGFDVGMSFLEIHGPVPRVHSEKIITRAHNFLMRLEPGQSYRRTNWTLTVDGKLDTSTETYPEWGKDRRTLADGPLDAVGDRLFLRTEVQHLIRLAHSGAVMFLIRTYLLPFRDVASVPEWGARLYRVLEDLPVDMAEYKGISRTREPGMRWLAAHGSVEP from the coding sequence GTGACATCGACCGACTTCCGCGCCGAGCACATCGCGCGTTTTCCCTTTCCCTTCCCCCGCGATCAATACCGCTACAGCACCAACGTCGAGCCCGCCGGGAATCCCACCGACACCGTGGCCGGCAGCTGGGGCGGCACCCGCATCGCCATCGACGACCACTACCACCGGGAACTCGCCGAGCGCGAACGAATCCTCACCGCGGACCCGTCGCGGCATCAGTGCCTGCCCCACATGGTCCCCGCCGCGTGGGACGCGATGCTCACCCTGATGCGCACCCTCGCTGCCGAATACCCCGACTCCATGGCTCTCGAACGTCGCGGGGCCACCTGGTTCTGGCGGAACGACCTCCTCGGCATCGAGCACAGCTTCACGTTCGGCGACTTCGCCACGTTGCCGGCGCCGCCACTGGTGTACATCTGCGGCCAGATCCAGGAAGACGTCGTACTGCTCGATCAGCGTGAGGGGCAGCTGTGGGGCGACGCCGGGCTGGTGACATTCGCGGCGGACTGGTCCTTCGGATTCGACGTGGGCATGAGCTTCCTCGAGATCCACGGCCCCGTCCCGCGTGTGCACAGCGAGAAGATCATCACCCGCGCCCACAACTTCCTGATGCGGCTCGAACCCGGTCAGAGCTACCGGCGCACCAACTGGACGCTGACCGTCGACGGGAAACTCGACACGTCGACCGAAACGTACCCCGAGTGGGGCAAGGATCGGCGCACCCTGGCCGACGGACCGCTCGACGCGGTCGGCGACCGCCTGTTCCTGAGAACCGAAGTGCAGCACCTGATCCGGCTCGCGCACTCCGGCGCCGTCATGTTCCTGATCCGGACGTATCTGCTCCCGTTCCGGGACGTCGCGTCTGTCCCGGAGTGGGGTGCACGACTGTACAGGGTCCTCGAGGACCTGCCGGTGGACATGGCCGAGTACAAGGGCATCAGCCGCACCCGGGAGCCCGGGATGAGATGGCTCGCCGCCCACGGGAGCGTCGAGCCGTGA